ACAAATGCGGGCGTTAACATGAGGTTCGATCTGACTCTGCCCGCTCCGGCAACGGTTCGCGCGTTCAATCTGCTCGGGCGCATGGTGGAACATCAAGATCTCGGTTTTCTATCGGCTGGACCCCACTCAGTTGAATTGCACGCGATTGGCTGGCCCTCAGGAGTGTACTACATCGAGTTGGAACTCGGGACCGAAGTGGTAACGGTGAAATCAGTCCTGTTAAGATAGCAGAGTCAACGAACAAGCGATTCTTCGCAACCCTATTGGTCAGAAGGAGTGGCTTACGGCTGTGCGGGCTTGTTGCCGAAATCGGAATCCGCCGAGCGGGGTGCCCTCACCCCGCCGGAATCGGGGTGAACCACACCCCGATCTTCATCGAATTCACAAGTTTCTTCTCAGATTCCGGGCACCCGGGCACGGGGGCCTCGGCAAAATCATTTCGGCAACAAGCCCGTGCGGCGCTACGGTTGCGTAGAGGTCGGGTCGTGGACCCGCCCCTACGGGAGATACCGCCCGTGATGTGCAGGAATTGACGCACCTGCCGTGTGGCGGAATCTGGTCCGGTTGACGACCGGAGCGGGATTCCGGCAGGGACACATTCCCTGCTCGGCGAGGAGATCCCGATGCGCGAAGACGCGCCCCCCCCCCGGCCCCCCACGGGATGTGGGGGGAGGCCGACTCGCCGATTCCGGCGAGAAGTTCCCGATGCGCGAAGACGCGCACCCCCCCGGCCCCCCACAGGATGTGGGGGGAGGGCCGACTCGCCGATTCCGGCTGGGCGAAATGCCGACGGCTCAGGGAGGGGCATGTCGTTGAATCTTTGAGATAAATTGAGTAGATTTAACGGCTTCTGCTTCCCTTTTGACCCCTTCGCCCCGTCTCGCTTTGCCCACGCCTGATGGCCGAGCGGCGATCATCGATTACTTTTCAATTTTTTCATTGCATCTTCTGGAGTTTTCGTGAACATCCTCTTGTTGCTCAAAGCTGTGGCCGACTCTGAGGCCAATATCAAACCCGCCGCCGACGGGAAGTCGGTCGCCCTCGACGGGATTAGCTGGATTCTCAATCCGTACGACGAATATGCCGTCGAGGAGGCGCTGAAACTCCGCGATGCCGACGGTTCGGGCGAAGTCGTGGCCGTCAGCGTCGGGGGCGACGACGTGTCGAAGGTACTGCGCACCGCATTGGCGATGGGTGTGGATCGCGGTGTGCACGTCAAAGGCGACGTCAGTTTCGATCCGCTGGCGACAGCGCAAGTCCTGGCGGCCGCCGTGAAGGGAATGAACTTCGCGTACGATCTGATTCTCTGTGGAAAGCAGGGCATCGATCACGATCATCACGGCGTAGGCGTCATGGTCGCCGAGCTGCTGGATATTCCGAGCGTAACCGTCGTGGTGAAGATTGAGAAGGCGGCGAGCGGATTTCGCTGCGAGCGGGAAGTGGAAAGCGGGGTTGAAGTGGTTGAGACGTCGCTGCCGTGCCTGATCGCGGCGAACAAGGGTTTGAACGAACCGCGCTATGCGTCGCTGAAGGGGATCATGGCGGCAAAGAAGAAACCGATTGACGAAGTCACGCCGGCCGCAATTGATCCGCAAATCGAAGTGATCTCCGTCACCTCGCGCCCGCCGCGGCAGCCGGGAGAGATCATCGGCCACGGCGTCGATGCGATTCCGCTGTTGATCAAGAAGCTCAAGGAAGAGGCGAAGGTGATCTGACCGAAAGGGCGATCCAGCCGAGTCCACCGGGCCCAGCCGCTGAAGCGGAGGGAAGGAAGAAATGAGGAGTGCGTCATGAATCGACCTACTCGCAAGTTCATCGTGCTTGGTGTGGTGATGCTCATGCTGGCGTCGCTGCAGATCCGTTATTTCGCGGGGGTTTCCATCGCGCACATTCTGGCGTTCTTTTTCGCGACCCTGGCGGCCGGGCTGATGCTGGGCCGCGCGATTACGCTGGGACGGTTGCCCGCTTCGCCGCCGCCCGCACCCGACAGTTCGATACATCGCTGACGCTGCCGCTCGGCGCTGCCGCCCGAGTACTTAACCGATATTCCGGTCATGCTACTATTCAAACGATTCGGCTTTTGCCTGACGCTCTTGCTGACGGCGCTGACGTTCGCGCAGACGCCCAGTCCCCCCACCCGGCACAGCTTCTTACAGCCGGGCGATTCGTTGTGGACCGAGATTTCGCTCGAGAAGGGCGACGTGCTGACGTGGACGCTTTACATGGGCAGCGGAACCGGGAGCACGCGAATCGCGCTTGAGAGCGATGCGGAGGGCAAGCAGTTCGAGCGTCGGTATAGCGGCGAACCGATTGAGATCAAAGAGGAATTCAAGCCGCAGCGCGGCGGGAAGTACCGGTTTCAGATCAAGGATGACGGCGCGCGCGGCAGGCTCGTTGACTTTACGTACTGGATTCAGCAGGGGCCTTCCGATCCGGTGGCATTTCCGCCGAACGCGGTTCAGCGACTGGCGACGAAATTCGCGAACGGCGACCGGTTTGTGGTCGAATACGAGTTCGTCTTCAAGGACACGCTGAAGTTTGAGACCTTGCGCAAGCTCGAATTGCCGCCTGATCTGATTCGGATGTGGACAACGACGCCGCTGGGGGATTCGGTTGTCGCCAGTTCCACGGTGCGCCGTTGGACCGGCGACGCGAGCAAGATTTCGCTGTTGGGCGGGGCGAGTCCGAAAGGCGGACGGTTGGCCTTCCGGCTGGAGCTGGCTCCGCCCGAAGCCGGTGATATGACGGTGCTGCTGGCGGCGGGAGCGTCCGCGCCGGCGTGGCTGCCCAAGGACGCGCTCATCACGGTAGTGCATACGCACGATCCGTGGGGCGCGGTGGTGGTGCCGCCGTTCGGTCGCGTGGTTCAAACGCGGCGCGCCGCGGCGCCGGATTTTGCGCGGGCGAAGTTCGCGCTGCAAAGTTTGCGGATCAACGGCGCGGATTCGCTGACCTTGGCGATGATGAGTTTGATCTATACCGAGCGCGATAGTTTTGCGACGGTTCGCCGGGAGCGGCTGATGCAGAGCATGGCCTACGATTCCGTGTTTTTGACGGGCAAGTGCACATTTTCGGCGCCGGAGCTGCACGTGATTACGGCGGAGCCATTGGCGGGGCGGCAGGACAGCGTGCACGGCGACGTGGTTTCGCGGCTTTCCTACTACGTGCACAATCCGGTGGGGCCGGAGGTCAGCGGCCGGGTTTACGAATGGCGGTATGATGAAGCGCGGGTGGCGATGGCGGCGTTGCCGAACGAGGTCTGCTGGGACAGCACGGTTTATCCGCTGCAACCGCAACTGAAGAGCTACGCTCCGGCGATCGCGGCCGATCCGGAGACGATTACGCTGACTCCGCCGACGAAGTTCAGCAAACCGCGGTTCGACAAGCAGGGTATTCCCTATGTGAATTCGAGTCAGCGCGTGCTCGGGCTGTTCTTCGAGAATACGACCAGCGACACGCTATATCTGGTCTATTCCCAACCGCGCACGGTGGATCAGACGATCGCCAAGCAGGTCTCGCGCTGGCCCAAGGGTGCGCGGTTGACGGCGCTGGTGTTGCTGTTTGCCGCGCTGATCGCCGGCGTGGTGGGCTCGATTGTCTATTTCCGCGCGAAGGGCGTGGAGCAGCGGCGGCAGAAGGCGTCGGAGGAGTTGGCGGCCGATCTGGAGAAGGCGCGTTCGGCGCAGTTGCAGCTGTTGCCCAAGGGTCCGCTCTTGATGGCCGGGCTGGAGGTGCTCGGTTTTCATCAGAGCATGCAGCAGGTGGGCGGCGACTACTATGATTTCTTTCCGCTTGACGACGGGCGCGTGATGCTGTGTGTGGCCGACGTGACCGGGCACGGTTACAAGGCGGCGCTGATCATGTCGAACTTGCAGGCGACGCTGCGGGCGCTGGCGGTGCCGGGGCGGCAGGTGACGGAAATCGTATCGGCATTGAATCTTGAGATGTACAAGCGGACGTCGCCGGAGGATTTCGTAACGATGGCGATCGGCGTGATTTCCGCGGATCGTTCGCGGATTACGATGGTCAACGCGGGCCACAATCCGGTTTACATTATCCGCGCCACCGGGCAGTTGCGCGAGGTGAGCGACGGTGGGATTATGCTGGGGGTGCTCGAATCGTATCCGTTCCTGCAGGCCGATTATCCGCTGTATGCGGGCGACATGATCGCGTTTTACACCGATGGGATTCCCGAGGCGACGCTGTCGAGTCTCCATGAGATGTTCGGCTACGACCGCTTGAAGCGGTTCCTGATCGACAACCACTCCGCGCCGATTGCCGACATTGCGCGCGAGCTGCTGAATGAAGTCACGCCGCGCGGCGGTCAGCAGATCGAAGACGATATGGCGATTGTACTCGTGCGGGTGAAACCGTAACTAATTCTGAAATCCAATAGCTGAGTAACGAGATGTCCACGATTCTGGTTTTTTGTCCGGCGCGGGACGGCCTGCTCCGTCCGGTTTGCAAGGAGATTGTATCGGCCGCGAAGCGAATTTCCGGCGATTTGAATGCGCGCGTCACCGCGGTCACCTTCGGAGAAGTTTCCGATGCCGCGACTCTGGGCGCGTTCGGCGCGAGCACGGTGGTGCAGCTCACGAGTCCCGCGCTGGGGAGCTACTCTACCGAGGGTTATGCGCAGGCGGCGAGTGAGTTTATTCAGAGCGAATCACCGCTGGCGGTGTTCTTTGCGGCCACGGCACGCGGGAAGGATCTCGCGCCGCGCGTTGCCGCGCGGGTGGGGCGCCCGCTGTTTTCCGATTGTACGGAGCTGAAAGTGGAAGGGGGGCAGCTTCACGCACAGCGGCCGATGTATGCGGGGAAGGTGATCCTGTGGGCGAAGATCAACGGGGGCTTCGGTGTGCTGACGCTGAGGCCGAAGGCATTTCTACCGGCTGAAGTCGGCGGCAGTGCGGCGGTCGAGTCGCGGGCGGTCAATGTTGATGCCGCCAAGGTACGCGCGCAGGTGGTTGAAGAAAAGGCGACGAGCGGCGGCGAACTCGACGTGTCGGAAGCGGACATCGTGGTTTCCGGTGGTCGTGGCTTGAAGGCTGCCGAGCATTTCAAGTTGATCGAGGATTTGGCGCACACGCTGGGCGGTGCGGTCGGCGCGTCACGCGCGGTGGTGGATGCGGGATGGCGATCGCATCACGAGCAGGTCGGACAGACGGGCAAAGTCGTGTCGCCCACGCTTTACATAGCGATCGCGATTTCCGGCGCCGTGCAGCATCTCGCGGGGATGACCACCAGCCGCGTGATCGTGGCGATCAACAAGGATGCCGATGCGCCGATCTTCAAAGTCGCGACCTACGGCATCGTGGGCGACGCGTTTGAGATTGTGCCGAAGTTGACGGAGGAGCTGAGGAAGGTGGTGGGACACTGAGACCCTTGGTATAGGACTTGTAACCCAATCCTATCAGAGGCGGCTTATGAAGACGTACCTGTTCGCGGCCCTGTTGGGCGGTCTGGTTTCGTTCGTTAATGATTCGTTAGCACAAGAAGTCGTCTGGCAGAACCCGCTGCCGAGCGGCAACCGGATTTTCCGGCCCCAGTTCCCGGTGCCGGATTGCGGTTTTGCCATGTCGATTGATCGATTAGTACGATCCAGCGATCACGGCCGTACATGGGATGATCTTGGACCGTTGCCACGTTGGCAAACCGACGGCGACTTCACGACGTTGAGCTTTGTCGATTGCGAGCACGGCTGGTGCGGGCGGAATAGTTGGTCAGAGGACAACGGGTGGGGCTGCGAAGTCTGGGGCACGGCGAACCACGGCGAGGCGTGGACCGAGGTCGATCATGCCGGGTTCATGCGGGTCACCAAGTTGAGCTTTTTGTCCGAAACTGAAGGGTGGATGGTCGGCAGCGACTCGATCGATTCCACTCCTGCCGTGCTTGCACACACGACGGACGGGGGACAGTCATGGTGGAGACAACTAAGCTTCGACGGCGCGTACTCCATCGATTTCGAGATGCACGATTCCGGCTGCGGGTGGTTGAGCGATCTTTTTGCACTCTACCGCACGACCGATCGGGGCGCGACGTGGCAGGTGGTGTATCCTGACGGAGTGTATTGCTTTTCGTTTGTCGATGATTCGCTGGGCTGGGGCGTCGAGCCGCCGCGCGGCGAGGTCGTGCGCTCGACTAATGGCGGCTTGGACTGGACCCTCCGCGCCGAACTGAACCTGTCCAACTGGGCGTACGACGTGCTATTCTTGAATCCGGCGGTTGGCTTGATCGCCGGCAACTCCGGGCCTCTGTCCGGCCAGATTCGACGAACGGGCGACGGCGGACTCACGTGGAGAAATGCGCTTTCCGGACGGGACCGCTATCCCGCGATTTTCGATGTGCTGAAGGTTGACGGCTACCGCCTGTTTGCGACCGGGTACGGTGGAATCCGGTTAATTTCGGAGGACGCGGGGCAGACGTGGAGTGAAGCGGGTTCCAGCGCAACTTGGGCGGAGATAACGGCCGTGGAATTCGATGGTGTCCGCGGCTTCGCGGTCACAAGTACCAGTGAGCTGCTGCGCACACGCAACGGTGGGCAGACTTGGCACGTCAATCTCGAACTGGGGCGCGACCATCCGCTGTATGATGTGCAGCTCATGGACCAAGTGGCTTACGCGTGCGGTGAGGGTCTATTCTTGCACACGGCGGACGGCGGAGATTCGTGGGACACGCTTTCCGCAGATGACCGTACGTATGTAGAGCTCAGTTTCATCAATGCCCGTCAGGGCTGGCGAATTGTCGAGTTCCAGGACTCCACATCGTTGGCCTTGGCGATTGAGTCCACCGCGGACTACGGACGCACGTGGGACACACAGTTCTCGGGGAACACCAACGGCGGGATCGGTGCGAAGTTGGAGATGATCAACGAGCTCACAGGCTGGGCGCTGCTGGGGCGGAGTTCCGGCGGTCTGATGCGAACAGTGGACGGTTGGGCGAATTGGACGTGGCAGGAAATCCCCGGGGCATCTTCGTTGGGAAGTTTTGATGCTATCGATTCCGCGACGGTTTGGCTTGGTGCAGGGCGCGGCATTTGGGTTTCTCACGACGGCGGTCAAAATTGGGATTCGGTGTCCGCGGCGCCGCAGTACAGCAGTGTTACCGACGTGGATTTCTACGACTCAGAATTGGGAGCGATTGGCCTGACGGGCGGAGGTGTGATGGTTACGACGAATGGTGGATTGACATGGAGTCATTACGACGCCAGAATTTTTGGCGGTCGGACCTATGTGAAGATGACGGAGTCGGGACTCGTACTTGTCGGGAGCGCATACGGCTCGCTGTTCAGTGTGCGATTCGGCGAGGGAACGTCGGAAGTCCACGCCGGGGGCGCGCCGCTGCCACAGTCGATCTCGCTTCTGTGCTTCCCCAATCCATTTAATCCCGCGACGCAGTTACGGCTTGAGTTGGCGGTTGCGGAACGGGTGACCGTCGCAATCTACGACCTGACCGGCCGGCTGGTCGAAACGCTGGCCGACGAAGTTATGCAGCCCGGTCCGCATTCGTTTACCTGGAGCGCCGACAAATTCACCAGCGGCATCTACTTCGCGCGGCTGGTGACGCCGACGCAGGCGGTCACCTCGAAATTGGTGCTGTTGCGGTGAAATACGGGAGGGTCGCGGATCGTTTTCCGGGAGGGTCGCGGACCCTCCCCTACAAGAATGTTGAATGATTAGATCACTGCTTATCCTGATGCTGTTCGCTGCGTGCGCGTTGGCGCAGGGGCCGTCGGCTACCGACAGCCTGTTCACGGTTGCACAGCGGCACTACGACAACGGCGACTTTGATCTCGCCGAGTTGACGGCGTTGCGGGGATTGCGGACCACGACCGGACTCGATGATTTTGAGCAGCTCAAGTTTCACGCGTTGCTTGGTTTCGTCTATGTGGCGAAGGATCAGCACGACGCGGCGATTCAGGAATTCGTGTCCGTGCTGTCGGTGAATCCGCGCTACGAGCCGGACCCGGTTACGACTTCGCCGAAGATTCTGGAAGCGTTCCGGCAGGCGAAGGCGGACTATATGCTGCGTGTGGCATCGGAGCCGGCCGTCTATCGGATGCCGCAGGCGGACGTAAGACTTGCGGCGTCGTGGCGCTCGTTGGTCGCGCCGGGCTGGGGTCAGATGTACAAGGATCAGCGGGTCAAGGGGGCCGTCGTGATCGCGGCGCAAGTGCTGTCGCTGGCGGCGCTGGTTTACATGCAGACGGAAGTCAACCGGCGGCACGACGACTATCTCGCACTGAAGCAGTACGGAGATCCGAACGTCGAGGACCGCTATCAGGAGTATCGTCGCTCCTATCAGACGCGCAACGTGGTCGGCTACATCACGCTCGGCATCTATTTCGCGAGTTATCTCGATGCGCTGTATGTACCGGTCGGGAAGAAATGAGTGCGCCAGCGACGCCACGAGGATTGATGAAGAACTGCGGTCCGCGCATTTGGTGCAAGACGTCTGAGGTTTGCGAGTCAATCTGCAGGAGCATGAATGAACGACCGATCAATTAGCCTGAAGATCACGGGCCCCGCAGTCGAGGACGGCCATGTGCCACTCCTCGTACTTGCTGACAAGCTCAGCGCCCTACAGAATACCCTGTATTCGCTTGGCGCAAGTAAGCGACGTGGTGGAACTCGAGGCAAGTGGAGCCGGCTCGTCAGAGCATCTTGCGAGCTAAGACTCGTAGATGCCCGATTTGGGAGCTTGGAGATCGAAGCGAGTCTTCCGGCGCCTGAGATGTTCGACGTCAAAGGAGTTGAGCTCGGACGCGACAGTATCGCCTTGCTTGCGACGGTACTTGGCTCGATTGCGTCGAGAGACAGCGCCACGGTATCTGACAGCCTTCCTGACTACCCATCTCGTGCACGGGCTATGAAATCGCTCGCGAAGGTGCTCCCAGGACCGGATGACGACTACGAGATTGAGGCAATTATTGGGGATCGAACCGTACCGTGGGTTTTAAGACCGATCGACCGCGAGTTCGTGCATTCGCTGTCCATCGAACCTCAAGAGGAGTTTGAGGAAGAGTCCGTGCGGACAATAATTGGCAAGTTGTTTCGCATCGAGATTGACACGTCCCGGCAGCATGTTGGTGTTGATGTTCAAGGGCGCTTGATAAACTGCAGATACCCCGACGCATTGGAGCAAACGGTTTCTCAACTCGTCGCGGGATCACTTGTTGAGCTAACAGGGAGAGTTCTGCTTGACTCTAATGGCAACATCTCGGAAGTCTCTGAAGTATTTGATGTTGAGGAGATTGACCTACTCCCCGTTTCCATGCGGCGAATCCGAGCCAGAGAGAGAACGATGAAGCTCCGGAACACAATATCTGTAGCACTCGACTATCAAGCAGGTGTCTGGACGTATGAATACGTTCCACTTGGAGTGCTTGCATATTCCCGAACGCGTTCTGAAGCGCTTTCGAATTTCAGAGAGGAGCTATTCGCAATCTGGGATGACATCATCTGCGAACGGGATGACATGCTAAGTGAAGACGCGATTGCCTTGAAGCGGCTGGCGCAGGAGGTAATTGAAAACGCCGACGGTGTTGCATGAAGACGATTCCCTCACACAAGTTACAGTCGGTGCTCGAGTTGAAAGGATTCGAGGAATCCAGCACCCACCATCATATGTATTGGTTCTACAACTCCGGTAAGAAGACATCGATTCGTACGCGCGTCAGCCATTCGAGCGGAGACTACGACCAATATCTGTTAGGACAGGTTGCCAAGCAGTTGAAATTGAGCAAGACTGACTTGGTCGCGTTCATTGAGTGCCCACTTAGTCGCGAAGACTACACAAAGAAGTTGATCGCAGAAGGGCATATTCGGTAGCTAGGCGCGCTTCGGTTGCAGGCATCGTCCGAGGTTATTCCCTTTGAACATCGTCATTTTCGGTCCGGCTTATCCGTTTCGCGGGGGGATCGCGCAGTTTTCCGGCGTGCTGGCGACGTCGCTCAGGCGCGCGGGGCATACCGTTACGCTCGTCAATTTCAGAAAGCAGTTTCCCGGCTTTCTGTTCCCCGGCAAGACGCAGTTCGATGACTCGGCGCAGGCGTTGAAACTGGACTCGGCGCGGGTGTTTACGTTGTGGAATCCGCTGAGCTGGTTCGCGACGGCGACGTCGATCAAGCGCGCGAATCCCGATCTGATCCTGTTTGCGTGGTGGATGCCGTTTTTCGGAGTGGGCTATTGGGCGGTGGCGAAACTGCTCGGGGAGAAGTACCGCACGAGCGTCTGCTATCTCTTGCACAACGTGATTCCGCACGAGCGGCGGATCGGCGATTTGCAGTTATCGCGACTGGCGCTGGGATCGGCGACACATTTCCTGGCGCTCTCGCGGGCTGAGGAGCGCGAGTTGCACGCGCAGTTTCCCGCCGTGGCCGCCGAACGCATCTACTACTCACCGCATCCGATCTACGATTGTTATGCGAAGTTCGAGGGGACGGTTGCTGACGCGCGGCGGCAGCTGGGAATTGACACGGAAAAGCTGCTGCTCTTTTTTGGCTTCGTGCGGGAGTACAAAGGGCTGGATATTCTGTTACGCGCACTGCCGGAGATCCGCCGACGGCAGCCGGGAGTCAGGCTGGCGATCGTCGGTGAATTCTATCAGGATCGCGCCGGTTACGACAAATTGATCGATGAGCTGGGTGTGCGGGAGGCGGTATTCATCAAGGACACGTTCGTCGGCGGCGACGAAGTCGGAGTGTGGTTTGCGGCGGCGGATTGTGTGGTACTGCCCTACCGCAGCGCGACGCAATCCGGAATTATTCCGGTGGCCTTTGCACTGGATACGCCGGTGATCACGACGGATGTCGGGGGGTTGGGCGAGGTCGTGCAGGACGGAGTCGCGGGATTTGTCGTGCCACCGGAGGATCCGGTTTCGCTGGCGGAGGCGGTAAGCAAATTCTACGCAGCGGGCGGACGCGCCGCATTCATAGAAAATGTCCGGCGCGAGGCGCACCGTTTGAGTTGGGACGGGATGGTCGAGACGATTGAACGAATCGTAAAGGAATCGGTGTGAGCGGTGTGGCAATAGATTATGATCCGCTGAAGGCAAAGATCG
The candidate division KSB1 bacterium DNA segment above includes these coding regions:
- a CDS encoding electron transfer flavoprotein subunit beta/FixA family protein, with product MNILLLLKAVADSEANIKPAADGKSVALDGISWILNPYDEYAVEEALKLRDADGSGEVVAVSVGGDDVSKVLRTALAMGVDRGVHVKGDVSFDPLATAQVLAAAVKGMNFAYDLILCGKQGIDHDHHGVGVMVAELLDIPSVTVVVKIEKAASGFRCEREVESGVEVVETSLPCLIAANKGLNEPRYASLKGIMAAKKKPIDEVTPAAIDPQIEVISVTSRPPRQPGEIIGHGVDAIPLLIKKLKEEAKVI
- a CDS encoding serine/threonine-protein phosphatase: MLLFKRFGFCLTLLLTALTFAQTPSPPTRHSFLQPGDSLWTEISLEKGDVLTWTLYMGSGTGSTRIALESDAEGKQFERRYSGEPIEIKEEFKPQRGGKYRFQIKDDGARGRLVDFTYWIQQGPSDPVAFPPNAVQRLATKFANGDRFVVEYEFVFKDTLKFETLRKLELPPDLIRMWTTTPLGDSVVASSTVRRWTGDASKISLLGGASPKGGRLAFRLELAPPEAGDMTVLLAAGASAPAWLPKDALITVVHTHDPWGAVVVPPFGRVVQTRRAAAPDFARAKFALQSLRINGADSLTLAMMSLIYTERDSFATVRRERLMQSMAYDSVFLTGKCTFSAPELHVITAEPLAGRQDSVHGDVVSRLSYYVHNPVGPEVSGRVYEWRYDEARVAMAALPNEVCWDSTVYPLQPQLKSYAPAIAADPETITLTPPTKFSKPRFDKQGIPYVNSSQRVLGLFFENTTSDTLYLVYSQPRTVDQTIAKQVSRWPKGARLTALVLLFAALIAGVVGSIVYFRAKGVEQRRQKASEELAADLEKARSAQLQLLPKGPLLMAGLEVLGFHQSMQQVGGDYYDFFPLDDGRVMLCVADVTGHGYKAALIMSNLQATLRALAVPGRQVTEIVSALNLEMYKRTSPEDFVTMAIGVISADRSRITMVNAGHNPVYIIRATGQLREVSDGGIMLGVLESYPFLQADYPLYAGDMIAFYTDGIPEATLSSLHEMFGYDRLKRFLIDNHSAPIADIARELLNEVTPRGGQQIEDDMAIVLVRVKP
- a CDS encoding electron transfer flavoprotein subunit alpha/FixB family protein, encoding MSTILVFCPARDGLLRPVCKEIVSAAKRISGDLNARVTAVTFGEVSDAATLGAFGASTVVQLTSPALGSYSTEGYAQAASEFIQSESPLAVFFAATARGKDLAPRVAARVGRPLFSDCTELKVEGGQLHAQRPMYAGKVILWAKINGGFGVLTLRPKAFLPAEVGGSAAVESRAVNVDAAKVRAQVVEEKATSGGELDVSEADIVVSGGRGLKAAEHFKLIEDLAHTLGGAVGASRAVVDAGWRSHHEQVGQTGKVVSPTLYIAIAISGAVQHLAGMTTSRVIVAINKDADAPIFKVATYGIVGDAFEIVPKLTEELRKVVGH
- a CDS encoding T9SS type A sorting domain-containing protein; amino-acid sequence: MKTYLFAALLGGLVSFVNDSLAQEVVWQNPLPSGNRIFRPQFPVPDCGFAMSIDRLVRSSDHGRTWDDLGPLPRWQTDGDFTTLSFVDCEHGWCGRNSWSEDNGWGCEVWGTANHGEAWTEVDHAGFMRVTKLSFLSETEGWMVGSDSIDSTPAVLAHTTDGGQSWWRQLSFDGAYSIDFEMHDSGCGWLSDLFALYRTTDRGATWQVVYPDGVYCFSFVDDSLGWGVEPPRGEVVRSTNGGLDWTLRAELNLSNWAYDVLFLNPAVGLIAGNSGPLSGQIRRTGDGGLTWRNALSGRDRYPAIFDVLKVDGYRLFATGYGGIRLISEDAGQTWSEAGSSATWAEITAVEFDGVRGFAVTSTSELLRTRNGGQTWHVNLELGRDHPLYDVQLMDQVAYACGEGLFLHTADGGDSWDTLSADDRTYVELSFINARQGWRIVEFQDSTSLALAIESTADYGRTWDTQFSGNTNGGIGAKLEMINELTGWALLGRSSGGLMRTVDGWANWTWQEIPGASSLGSFDAIDSATVWLGAGRGIWVSHDGGQNWDSVSAAPQYSSVTDVDFYDSELGAIGLTGGGVMVTTNGGLTWSHYDARIFGGRTYVKMTESGLVLVGSAYGSLFSVRFGEGTSEVHAGGAPLPQSISLLCFPNPFNPATQLRLELAVAERVTVAIYDLTGRLVETLADEVMQPGPHSFTWSADKFTSGIYFARLVTPTQAVTSKLVLLR
- a CDS encoding glycosyltransferase, with translation MNIVIFGPAYPFRGGIAQFSGVLATSLRRAGHTVTLVNFRKQFPGFLFPGKTQFDDSAQALKLDSARVFTLWNPLSWFATATSIKRANPDLILFAWWMPFFGVGYWAVAKLLGEKYRTSVCYLLHNVIPHERRIGDLQLSRLALGSATHFLALSRAEERELHAQFPAVAAERIYYSPHPIYDCYAKFEGTVADARRQLGIDTEKLLLFFGFVREYKGLDILLRALPEIRRRQPGVRLAIVGEFYQDRAGYDKLIDELGVREAVFIKDTFVGGDEVGVWFAAADCVVLPYRSATQSGIIPVAFALDTPVITTDVGGLGEVVQDGVAGFVVPPEDPVSLAEAVSKFYAAGGRAAFIENVRREAHRLSWDGMVETIERIVKESV